Within Emys orbicularis isolate rEmyOrb1 chromosome 16, rEmyOrb1.hap1, whole genome shotgun sequence, the genomic segment GATGAAGATGGCCAGCAAACACTTCCCCACCAGGGTATTTGTGTGAATGGGCAGCTCCTGCAAGGGGACTTTCGCTGCGACAGAGCCACCCGCTGTGGGCCTCGTGTGAGGAGAATGGGTCTTTCCCACCTTGGAGAGGCCAGGCCTCCAACTGGCCAACTCCTTCACAAGCAGGACTCCGTCAGGGGACTCCGTCTGAGATTCAGGTGGCGAAGTAGCTgagctctcccccagccccttcactcccattggcctgacaGAGGAGACATGTTCCATACTCTCTGTGCTGCTCACGAGGATTTCTTCTATCCTAGCGACTGCCGCTTCTGAGGAGACATTGCTGCTGCCCTGAGTTGGGGCTGCCTTGGCTGAGGTATCAAGATGGTTGCCCGCTGTAACTTTGGCCACTTCTGTGGAGACGTTGTCAGAGCTGTTAGCAGACAATGGCTCTGCTGTAGCGGTAGGATCATCATGTTGGTTTTCTTGGGACGTACTGTCGTCTAGCAGTCCAGGAGTTGGAAAGGACTCGGCTTCTTCCATGGGATACTCCGAAGAAGTCATGGAGGATGCGTTGTGGTGGCTGGTGGTGGTAGTGGTCTCTTCAGCAGAATGATTGGAAGACTTCACCTCAGCTTCCCTCTTCTCACGGATAGACATGGGGAAGTCagcgctcccagcccctgctgtgtCCCACACCCACTGGCCCCGCTGAGAGCCCTCAGCCGCAGGAAGCCCGCCTGCTGCCGAGCTTTCTCGAACTGTATCATCTTGGCCACTGAGCTGGATGGCTGGCAGCTTGTAAGCAGAGGCCTGGAGCAGGCtcgaaaacagcagcagcagagaggcccGGATTGGAGCCATTTGACCTAGGAGGAGAAAACAAAGAGATTAAATTAAtggtaaaaaagaaaaagctgaggAAGTAACTGCAGGCGTCAGAGAAGTTGATAAAACATCCGAGTAGAGATGAGCTCAAAATGCAAAATTAGGTCCCAACATTGGTGAGGATTCAGCTGTGCATTTCCATTCTCTGTCTCACCAACGCTAACTGGGTGTGTCCAGTGGCAACACTGCAGGCTGAAAGTGTCACTACATCAGAAGGCACTcgctgcctcttctccccacctcacGCCTTCGCAGCCCAATAACCCCTTTGTTGCTTCCAGCATGTGCAAGTtgttaggaggaggaggagaattacAGTGGCACTTAGGAACCACAACCCTGGACGAAGACCCCCctgcgctaggtgctgtccaGAAAGACACCCGTCTCCGCCCCAGGGAGCATACACTCTCAGGGCGGGGGAGACAACAAACAGTGTTTGGCTGCAGAATGGAGTCTCAGCCCATGGGCTCCAGAAAGCCGTCCGTGTCACTCCTGGGGTACCAGGTGGCACGGAGAACTGCTCCAGGCAGCTCCGCAGCAGGCGTGTTTGCTACCAATGACTATTTCACATGACAGAGCGGGATTGAGACCTCTCCCTAAGCTAGAGCTACCAGAGAGCGGTTAGCAAACAGTTAAgtctgcctgactgccgccccagCATGCCACCTGGAGACCGCCGCCTTCAGCCTCCTAACAAGCGTGGGCCTTCAGTTTGCAGGTATATGCAGAAGGTAGCCAGGGTATGTTAACCATGTGCCAGTCTCTGTagagctcctccctccctccaactaTACtatggagcagtggttctcaaacttatttgattgtgCCCCCTTTCTTTGTGTCTGTGGTAGTTTAGGCCTCCGCCTCgagtgcccggccagcagccaccactctccagccacagaGCGGAGAagcagcccctgccagctgggcacccagctctgaaggcatcgcCGCCGCCAGCAgtagtaagggtggcatggtatggcattgccatccttacttctgcgctgctgctggcggcggcactgccttcagagctgggcgcccggccagcagctgccgctcttcAGCCACCCAGCTTTCATGGGTGTAAGAGCATGAATGTGCGCAGTCAGTCTTTTCCCCCCCAAGGCTTCTCATGCCCTGCCAGAATACATTCTGCGCCCCCCAGTTGGAGTACCTCTGCTATAGAGAATGGGCTTCTCCATCGGGGAGCCATGCCAGAGAGAACACTGCCTAGTTGTCTGATTGGTAGCAAATGAAACTGACCAAAACCCCAAAGACTCTGGCTACTGATGGAAACACGTTACACTTGCATTTTAAATGAATGGATTGTATCATCCGCCACTCCATGAGGGGCCCCCTCCTTGGTGAGGTTTTGCCTCATTAGCAGCTGGGAAATAAAAACCTTAATGCTCCCCCCTACCCCGCCGATGGCTTTCAAAAATCTGGGATATTTTACCCTCAGGGAAAACCGATGAGCCTTAAGCAGGACTCGTACACCAGCGACCTGTGCCCAGTCATGGGTCACTTGCAtgacttctgctgctgctcagagccGGAGGCGGGGAGGCAAAGCTTCTCCATTTGATAGGCCCTAGGAGCCCAGTCAAGGATCGGGGCCCCCATGGTACTAGGTGTTCTATGCATTACGAAGAGATGGGTCTTGCCTCACAGAGCTTCCTGGCTGCCACGTGACCCACAAAAAccaggggagaggagtggggcgCCCAAGGGCACAGTGCTGCAGCCACAATCAGCTTCCCTTCACCCTTCTGCACAGCCATTGCCAAGTGCCCTGGGGATTTGGTGGAGGACAGTGGAATGACCCCATGGGGTCCTATGGGGAGCTCGTGTCCTGCCAACTTCTTCAGAACTCCTCCCGATTTCAATTCCATGCCCCCCCACTGGTGCGTTGTCCCCTCCCCGCAGCACTGACCCATGGCGTTGCCTCTTTGCTCTTACACCCATGCAAGAGTCTCTTGGATTCGTGCAATGTATAGTGTTGTGGAGGGCGGCTCTCAGGCATGGAGGGATTTGCTCCCATGTCAGCTACCCGTGCACCTGCACTGCTCCAAGCCGCTAGCAGAGGAAACCACTACACTATCAGCTACAATTGGCTCCAGTGCCACAAACCCTGTTTCAAAACAGGAATCAGCTCCACCCGTGGAAACTGCAGATAAAAGCAATGCACTGGCCTGGGTTTGCATGCGTCCTGTTTGGCAGcatccctcttcctctcccctccgcCCCATAGGAGTTTTATGACATGTGGAGGGGTGCACAGATTTCATTGCAGACATTCTATGGAGTGgatcttccccacacacacacccctcctctcGCTGCTGCAGGGTTGCTTTCAGGACCCAATTATGAGCGTTCTGGTACCAGTGCAACTAACTGGGGAGCAGTCATTAGGCCAAACCCCCTGTACAGACAAAGCTTAATTCAAGTGCTGTGGAAAGAGAGTTAATGGAaaaccgggggagggggagggggaagggttctCTAGCATGGCTAGTGAGATCACTGCCTTTGGAGGCTAAATAATTGGATTATTTTGAGTCCAAATGGCTGTTATTCCTGAGTGGTTTTAAATGTCCCTTTCAGAtgtcatttaatttaatttacaggCTAATTACCTTACAAGGATTTCCTTCCCAGAGAGAGAAGGTAGCTATGACGGAGAGCAGATAACATCTCTGCTGGGGAGCCGGAGAAAGTTTGCAAGTAAGAAAATGCACTTTAAGGAAGTAGAATCTCAAACCAGCTCAAAAAATAACTATGTAAAAGCTCTGGAGTCCTGTTAACTCACGAGTAGCAGTGTTAAAAGGGCTAGATGTAACACAATagcctgcactgctgtagcactggcATTCCAGGTAGCTCCCGAAGCACTCAAActgcattatatatatatgaagcagttttttatatatatatatatatataaacctcacgtcacctctgaaatgcagcctcctctggggcaGAACACAGTGATTTTGTAAAAGATGCACTGCAGCATTTTGCGGGAAATGACGACGCTCGCATCCAAGTGAAGTTATAGGGGGATTGAGGTTAACAGGCTGTAATTACCCAAGGAGGAATTTGGTCTGGACAGCAGGTTACTACTGTAGTCTTATGAAAAGTGCCCTTTTGAAGCACCCCAATTGTCAGGTCACTTTACACCTCAACAGAAAGATGGCTCTTTCAGCAGCCCCTGCCACCATGCACAGTTCACTGTCATCTCAGGGAGAAAACCCTCTCCCACCTACTGatcctccagccagggccggcgcaacccattaggcgacctaggcggtcacctagggcactgcgatttggggggcgacgaccgcggcagtatttccacggcgggaccttccgccgcctctgtggggggggtggcagaaaagctggtgtcGGAAgctcctgcctccagcacccTAAATCCTCCTGCAGATGACACCCGTCTCGTGTTCCTCGTTTAGGTGCAGTTTGTTTGCTCCTGATCCTCAGCAGCAAGTTGACTTGCAATATTCAAGCAAAGCCCCAACTGCAGAGTTCACACACTGTCCATCGCCCTGGAAGGCTGTGGGCAGAGAGGGAAGCCATGCGCCACTGCCTTCCAAATGACTGCGCGATTTGGGGGACATTTCTAGAGGGACTGAGCAAGACAGCGGCCcagcaaggagcctgggtgtgtGTTTGGGTCTCTAGAGCAGTTCCACTCAGAGGTAGAGAGAAAATGTTTTCAGGATGGGCAGGAAGATGAGCAAACCACAAGACGATGTTTATACAACAGCAAACACACCCAGAGCCAGGTTTCAGATGTAAACAGCAGCTAGGCTAGGGTGAAGGAGGAAACCATCAGCTCTGCCTTGGAACCAAGGGTCAGCACTCCACCCGCTTTGGGTCGGGGCGTCCCCGCTTGACACAAACCTGACCCCGGTTTTGAGCGCTCCACCGTGGGTTTGGTGCTCCGGAGCAGATCTCAGCAGCAAGGAGCCCACCAGAGCCTGGTCTGTTTGTGCTGCTGGGAGCTACCACTGGGAACTTCTGCTGGAGATTCTCTAGGGCAAACAAGAGTCCAGGACCAAGACGGGGTGCATTGCACTATGGTTCCACATATTGTGACAGGACAGAGGTCTTGAGGctgatctctctctccttcacACCAGGggcaatcaggagtaactcctggGGTTACCCAGCATGACCCAGGCCTGTTGTCAGAGAGGTTATTCTcacaccaggacaggcagccaaaTGCCGGGAGGTGAAAGGTTTGCAACACGATGGATAAAAtccatgctttttaaaataaaataatcagagaagctttttattcatttaaaatgtccttttattaaatatttttttcctttttaaaactaaacccatgtaaattaaatttgaaattatgaaaaCCTGTATTAGGGCCGAAATggactataatctattaaaataatgtaaattaaataattaataatcaagcagtacatgtttgctgccaaagttttaaagaaagtcaaactcCTGAACTGGTGGATGTCACCaactaagcacctggaaccagagttcgTTGAAGTGCTAAagcagcttttgacagcagtaatcTCTTCTGCAGGTTCAGAGAGAAACTTCCTTCATTTCAGTTTACTCAGTTCAATGACCAGTTCATTTGAAGTTGAGAaactgattgggagttgaaagagcagaaaagcttgttttctgcttccaatctatgaataaaaatgaagcaTGAGAGGataagatctactagttctaaaatcttgaagggaGTGGTGACCAGAAATAATTAGTtcaatttattaactacagataatcattcctttgtttaataaatcatttagttttAAGTGCAAAAGATGTTTGAGAAATGTACTTTTCTTCTTATGTATCAAGCACATTTAatgtagttttatttaaaaacaatttttaaaatgctggttttgtgcatttttaatttaattacaaCTTCTCTacaaatgcagcttgacacaaaccacaagtaaaaaaattaatcacctcgtaaataagaaatgcatcattcaccattttcttatcaaaaatgtaaaaattaagaatctgaataaatgtacagTAAGCTACCTAATTGCTTAAGTGATATAGAGATAGTGtctcctcctgcttagcaaaaaGTAGTAACAAATTATACCAATCAGTGAGAATCAGAAAAAGGTTACTACAGCACAAATTCAAAACCAGActaaggccgtggctacactctaaacttcaaagcgctgccgcgggagcgctcccgcagcagcgctttgaagtgcgagtgtggtcgcgcgccagcgctgggagagagctctcccagcgctgcaggtactccaccgccacgaggggattagcttacagcactgggagctgttggggcactgtctacactggcactttacagcgctgtaacttgctgcgctcaggggggtgttttttcacacccctgagcgaaaaagttgcagcgctgtaaagcgccagtgtagccgtGGCCTAAAATTGATCACTTAAATCAAGCTTTCCTACTTGCTGCTTTAAACTGTGATTAGCACAGGTGAGTTAAATCACTAATTTAATTCCCCCCTCGTTTGCAAGCTGTTTTGGGGGCACAGTGAAGAGCTGAGGAACAATTACTTCCCTATAATTTAAGGCCAGGGGGTTTCTTTGGCAGAGGCGGTTCAACTAAAAATGAAAGGCCTTGACTTCCCAGCTAATGGGAAGTGTGGGCCCTGGATTAGCAAGGGAAGGACTCACATGTCCTCccgtcttggggggggggggggagggggagggggacagtgtgAATGCAGCATGAGCAGCTAAGAGATTGACTTCTCTGGGCGTGGCCTCCCCTCTCTGTTCCTTGTTCAGTCTCCCTTACCGGAACGCTGCACAGCAACCTTCCAGAGAACTTCCACATTCACAGTGGGTCTGAATTTAGGCCAAACATATCCACAGACCCTTACAGAGCTGTACCTTCCGGGGGTCTTCCAACAGCGCTCTTACAAAGGGCGAAGACGCTCTTACAAAGCCAGCAAGAATTCAATCCCCAGGATGTCCCCCACGGCTCAGGCCAAAAGATAATAAATCTCTGCCTGTGACGCTGCCTTTCTGGTCCCTTGTCACAGCAGAATGGCTCCACCACCACAGCTGGACTCAGGCAGCCACGGAGCCCTGGTAACATGGGCACTGCTTTGAAATCCATTACCGGTCACGTCTGCACAGAGGCTAACGTACAAGGGAAACAGCTCCAGAGCCTTCCAGGTAGCATTCTATTAAGCATCAAGATCCCTGTCTAGAAAGGCAGTGCTCTCCAATGGTCAAGGTGCCCGACTGGGGTCTAAGAGACCAGGgtcctacctcagctctgccccgaTTTGCTTTGTGACCTTATCCAGGTTAATCCATATACTTAACACCGGGAAGCCTTTGCACCCcatgtccctcagtttccccatctctaaaggCGGGGAGAACCGCACTTACCTAGCTCAGGAAAGCACACACAGATCCACAGCTGAGCCCTACCCAGATGCTAGCTACTCAATGGCATCAGGTCAGAAAgaggtttttgccttcctctacagcCATGAAACCCCATTGCATGGAAATCAGCCTAGGTCTAGGGTAAGTCTTAGGTTTGGCATTTGAAATAAACCTGAGCCCATCGTCATACTAGAGCCACAGATCTGCCTTGTGCCTCGCTGAATGCATCTCCCTCAAGGAGCTGCTGGCTGAGTGGCTCCAGGCGCCGCAGCTGTTAAGGAAGATCACTCGGTGGGCTCTTAACATGCCCCCGGCTGACTGAGCTCCAAGCCCACCCACCCAGCGCCACCTTCCCCACCCCGATAGCTGCTTACCCTGGCTTGAAGAGGGCTGCCAGCGAAGGATGGGCGCAGGCATCActcgcagagacccagtgcagcaTGTGCCGGGGGGAAATGCTTAACGCTGCCTCATCTCTGCAAAAAACACAGAAAGAAGAAGTGGCCCTTTCCAAGCCCGACTGGTTCTCTGCGCTACCTGCGATAATTCAGGAAGCCTCCCTGCCAGCGTACGAGCAAGAGACGAAGGCGGAAGAGAAGTTGTGGTTTGGAGAGAACGCGTGACGCTGCTCCCAGAAAGAGCGCGTCATAGCCGAAAAGGAGAATCGCCACCAGGCCCGCAGACCGGCTTTTAAGGGACGCGTCACTAGCTGGGGAGCCAGCAAGTCAGAGGGCATTTCCGACGAACGCTGGGCTTAGCAGCCTGATAAACCTTACCAAGAGCAATGGCAGAGGCAGGAGAAGATGGAAACCCCGCAGCTGAGCCCTGATTCAATGGCCCAGGAGAGTCAGAATTCAAGGGGGTAAACGTGTTACAAAGTCAGCTGCGAGGCCGCTCCAACTGGGCAACACCTTGGCCTCTCCTTGCCCATGGCAGACGGAGGCAGCGTCTCACTCCTCCTAGTCTGCACAGTACGTACGTTGCTGGCACCAGACCATCCCTACACGCTACGTACAGCCCGGCCTGCGGGTGCTCTTAGTTTCTTGCCATTTACTGGTACTTGCAGCATTCCCTGGGCTTCGAATGGGGAATGGGGGCCAGTTTCCAGTGGCCGTTGAAATGCGGCAGGTAAATCTTTGCTGTTAAGGGATCTCTGAGTCGGCGTGGTTGGATTCATGGCAGCGAAGGGAACCCGGCTTTGAAAAGCAGAAGGGGAAAACAATGAACCCAATTCTGTGTTTTCCAACTCCCGCTCAGGGCCCGCAGCAGAGTCAGTCTCCGGGCTCCCAACAAGAACagctggccagcagcaggctaCCTGATTGACTGCACCACCTGACTGGTCAGGCAGGCTGGCTCTTAGCCCAGCAGCTCCTCTCTGGCTGCTCGGTATGCCTGCAGCAGCACTTGGCTTCTGGCTGCTCCGGTCCCTGCTCCTCGGTGCTGATCCTCGGCTCCACCTGGGACCTATGACTGCGGTCACCCTCTAGCTGTAGCATTTGGCTTCTGTCCCTCTGGCACTGACCCTCGTTCCTGGACTCCGCTCACCCAGAGGCCGAACTCCCGCTTTAACCACTAGGCCAGACCACCCATGGCCCAGTCGGTAACACTCCCAAACGGAGATTGTGTGTAACACCCGACAGACACAGCATGTgtggtgctgtggggctggggagggctcgTCAACCCTCCTGTGGGATGGTCGACAGGTGTGGAGTGCAATCACTGCGCAGCTTATGCTGACAAAGCCTTTAtatccccacctcccctccatgTCGTACCTGCACTCACCTGCACAAGGTCCGTGAGACTAGAGAATAATTTGAAGGGCTAGAGCTTGAGCCAACGCATG encodes:
- the SELPLG gene encoding P-selectin glycoprotein ligand 1 codes for the protein MPAPILRWQPSSSQGQMAPIRASLLLLFSSLLQASAYKLPAIQLSGQDDTVRESSAAGGLPAAEGSQRGQWVWDTAGAGSADFPMSIREKREAEVKSSNHSAEETTTTTSHHNASSMTSSEYPMEEAESFPTPGLLDDSTSQENQHDDPTATAEPLSANSSDNVSTEVAKVTAGNHLDTSAKAAPTQGSSNVSSEAAVARIEEILVSSTESMEHVSSVRPMGVKGLGESSATSPPESQTESPDGVLLVKELASWRPGLSKVGKTHSPHTRPTAGGSVAAKVPLQELPIHTNTLVGKCLLAIFILALVAATFIICTAVLATLLWRQKRVCRVRRHNNTEMVCISALLPDSEPVANGEKPSKVKRMKMPTDNSSETEGDNLTVSSFLPDH